From Scylla paramamosain isolate STU-SP2022 unplaced genomic scaffold, ASM3559412v1 Contig26, whole genome shotgun sequence, the proteins below share one genomic window:
- the LOC135097623 gene encoding ran-specific GTPase-activating protein-like isoform X1: protein MALEKTDLDDSVVSEEGESTSRVGEHDPYFEPVVTLLEVFVVSDDDQEEEMIRLSFEVRQYKLFHYHTSESPPQWKERGMEAIKILRNKQKKAVEFVQRQN from the exons ATGGCTCTTGAGAAG acagacctcgATGACAGCGTGGTGAGCGAGGAGGGGGAGTCAACCAGCAGAGTAGGGGAGCATGACCCCTACTTTGAACCAGTGGTGACCTTGCTGGAGGTCTTCGTGGTTAGTGAtgatgaccaggaggaggaaatgataagactGAGTttcgaggtcag GCAGTACAAGCTGTTTCATTATCACACCTCTGAGTCGCCCCCACAGTGGAAGGAACGGGGCATGGAGGCCATTAAGATTCTGAGGAACAAGCAGAAGAAGGCT gtGGAGTTTGTTCAGCGGCAGAATTAA
- the LOC135097623 gene encoding ran-specific GTPase-activating protein-like isoform X2 — MTDLDDSVVSEEGESTSRVGEHDPYFEPVVTLLEVFVVSDDDQEEEMIRLSFEVRQYKLFHYHTSESPPQWKERGMEAIKILRNKQKKAVEFVQRQN; from the exons ATG acagacctcgATGACAGCGTGGTGAGCGAGGAGGGGGAGTCAACCAGCAGAGTAGGGGAGCATGACCCCTACTTTGAACCAGTGGTGACCTTGCTGGAGGTCTTCGTGGTTAGTGAtgatgaccaggaggaggaaatgataagactGAGTttcgaggtcag GCAGTACAAGCTGTTTCATTATCACACCTCTGAGTCGCCCCCACAGTGGAAGGAACGGGGCATGGAGGCCATTAAGATTCTGAGGAACAAGCAGAAGAAGGCT gtGGAGTTTGTTCAGCGGCAGAATTAA